The stretch of DNA ttgcgttagatcgccaatcgaTCTTCATCagtactttcaccactagcagtcaataataactctgaaagtctaatcgtaactgttgtttcGTAATTTAAGCTTaaagttgaagcctcggagcgacaaataaaaaatggacattttgaatgcccgcgtttgcacattggacatattgcATTGCACGATAAGagtttgaaactaactactaaacaaaatccaaatatcagctgtCGTTCAAAAGACAGATTatcattgttatcactcgttgaatagcactgaaatcgataacaacacctgaaagaaataaaaactttAAACGACCGAAGTAtgacttcgttttgttttgactgttttgttacttcggacttttcgagcgtcagaggaaagcggcgtccgaagtaacagccgagtgctcaAAATCCGAATATGtatattggatattttttgtatcggcgataaaaagattaacaagatagatacgtgaacgattgtttttgtaatgcattcaatgtttgaaaactaatagcgtgcatcctttaactcgatttgtttacatttgttacataggaccttttcaaaagttgcgCGAGAAATGATTGGAAAATGTTctgatttttgatttatttttattcgtcaTTGGCATCATCCCCCTCACTTGACTGCAGTTGCCATTCACTCATCAAACGACGAATCAAACTTTCATCGCCGTTGCCATTATTCCCACTGGAGGATCCATTCTGCGCGGGACACATTTCGAACATTTCAATGACATCTTGAGGAAAACCATAATTGTTTCGTTTGTTGGGTTGAATTCCACAATCTTCCGGAAGGTACCGAAATTCTGGATCATCCTCTTCTTCGATGGTAGCGGTTAGGGCATCCGCATTTAGCTGATCGTAATCGAAAGCCAGGCTGTCCGAGTGATCTTTTCCAAAAAGCGAAAAGTCTATTATGATAACGTGATCCTTCGCTGGGCGATACACATCGAAGACATctaaaaattataatattataaattatattaaAATATGGTGTCAATTGTCTTGATTTCACGCTCACGCCGCGGTTGTATACGTACAATCTTTTAGGGGAAATgttcgcttgattttttccttaaACAATGAGACAATATCAGTAACAATATCACTTCGCTCCGCTGCAATGTGCTCGTGGTACGAAGGCCAGTGACGTGGGGAAATCGCTACTAGTGATTTGTTCTTAACGAAACAACGAAACTCCGTACCCGGATGAATATCCCGCCACTTTTTCAGTATCAAATGATAACCACTAGTGTTGATTGGAGGTCTTTCAGCAATATCTTCTTTACAGAAACTGGAAGCCTTAAGCAATTGGTACACATCTGTAATATCCTTCACGCAGAGCGTTTGTCCGAGTGTTATCCACTGAGCATCTCTTGGACAGTGCCAATCAGTCTTCATGAAAACCGAACCACCCAATTTTCCAATGGTATCCGTAATTGATTTACTGAATTCCGGAAACTCAGGTACCATTTCATCCTCCTCGTCTTCGTCGCTGAATACATCGTCGTAGGAGTTAAAATGCTTGGTTTTCGTGTCTCCTAGCGAGGGAGTGTTCGAACACTCCTTCGGAAGAATCATCAATTCTTGCCGGAGATACGCGATGACATCCTCTGGGATGGGGATGATGTACGATTTGATGGTGTTCTTCTTGAATTGGTGGTACCAGTTGACCAGCATGCAGGCAACCTTTTCAAGCTCGATATTCTGTAGAAGCATTGTGGACAAACTTTCTCAACGTTAGAATAAACCAAACTTTCTGATGAAACTTTTCCTCTTGATTGAAGCAGAGGACTGTATTTGGTTTATTTGTGTTATTCCAAATACATCTGTCAGAAAACGGATTTCAcggcagggatgccagatggcTTCATTAACTTAAGGGGATACTCTAGtccaaggagctggaattgacaggtggttcggtTTCGACAGTATGATGATAAGGCATGGAAGATGCGAGAGGGGGTAAAACAtgacagcgactatttttgtttataaacattgATATCGGCACAAATATCAGCGTGGGGAAACATTTCCGTGCAAAACAGAGTATGAAAACAACGGTAAGCAATTTGAAACTAATACTCAATTTCTACATCGGGAAATATCATTAATGCAATGAacgcactttttttttcattcattttagaTGCAGCGATATGGATTTCAAACCAATCAGATAACACCGATCAACCAGGTCTAATTTTTATGCAAAAGAGTATTTCCTCCGCACCAACAgttagggcgattacacattatccggtttcagccggaccggtttcaaaaagcgccgctgggtttggacggataaccggataacaatgtAAAAGAGACCTCacgctacacaaaaccgtacatctttcacatacacatacatgcattcATTTATATAGCGGAATGACAGATAAACATTGCTGCAAATATCCGCGATGACGGCGGAATAGTGAAtggtctggatacgacattagtttgtatctaagacgtttgtatgaggcaaactatcatccgctcgtggataatcggggttccactgtatacgaaaaatattgaaaccACAGCTGCTGCGGCAACTACGAGCTTTCTCGTATTTGCGTCCCTTGGAAAAGTCGGCCGAATGTTGGAGTGTGGCAAACCAGGACATTACGCGCACCCTGCATTAGGACGGTGTTCTTACGCCCACTTCAGAATACGTTTACGAGCATTTTCCGTAATTCGctcagcacacacacacacacacgtttaTCTTGGCCACATATGGTTCTACAACAGTTCCCACAACAGCGGCAATGtaaatttgtaatgataaaaatgaaaaacttaCTGGACAAAACACATAGGTGTCATCAACAGTATtacaaaaactaattttggtcCAGTTGCGGTGTACTTATTCGTAcgctaaattattttattttcaaacatacacaaatagcataatttatttcacacgcgattgagccttacaaataaattaattgaaaaaacataatttcccTTCAAACACTATCTCATTGTTGCTTCCGCAGATCTTCGTCCAGAAACACGCTGAACATGTGTCGCAATTCCTGGAACACGTTCAACTGGGGCTGGGACAGCTTCTGGAGCACATTTCGCATCAACGCACATCGGATCGTGGGCGAAGAATGGCCAAATCATATATATGCCAACAGCTGGGTGATTTAGTTCTAACAGAACCGATACTTCAGCGCCGGGACATCTTGATCACCGAGCACAGATCGGACAGTTTGGGTTGGAGTTCTTCGAGCCGAATTGCGGCCACCTCATCGTCGATCGTGTTCCGGGTCAGGTCGAACTGTCTGGAATACCAAATAAGAATATTAGAAGAGGGAACTATTTTGGTGTGTCCAAATCAACAAAAACTCACCTTCACAATCAGCTCGATGAAGTTATTTATATGTATTGTGTGCccatatttttgtgttttttctttatttcaccaTTGCACTGACAATCTTTATGATAAAAATAACGTCATAATTTTCCTTCGAACTCTATCTCATTGCTGTTTACGCAGGTCCTCGCCCAGAAACGCGCTCAGCATATACCGCAATTTATCGAGCACGTACTCCTGGGGCAGGAGTAGCTACTCGAGCGTGAATCTACGCACAGCTATTTATACGCGGATCTTGGGCAAAGAATGTCCGACTCAGATATATTGGGTGATTTCGCTCTGACAGAACCGATGCTTCGGCGTCGGACAGGGAAACATCTCGATCACCGATCACAGATCGGACATTTAGGGCTTGAGATCCTCGAGCCGAGCCACGTCCACCTCGTAGTCGATCGCGTCTCGAGTCAGGTCAAATTGTCTGAAAGAATAAGAATTTAATATTAGGAGAGAGCTATTTTTGGTGTGCTCAAATTACCACAAACTAAACACCTCATAAAGTCTCGATAAGCTCACTCAAAACATGCCCCTTGATTAACCAGTTGGAAATTTGTTTGACATCATCGAACTCGTTCAGTAGCGAATctgtgaacaaaacaaaaacggaAGTTAATTTAAGAACTCGTTCAATTTGTCGAAAGACACCACCCACCGTTGATAACACAGTCCACGGCAATATGCTCCATGATGATCTCGTGCGCCTGTGACCATTGCTTACCTTCGTGCAGCAACTTGTATCACCGAATTTGTTCCGCAGCACAGATCGTTGCCGAAGAAGCGAAATGAAAATTTCGACATCCATATCACTTGTAAATTCtgaattgatttcaaaatcaacaaacaaacgtcaatacaCACATACTAATTCAAGGGGAtaaaaattgcctgaattgtactaatactaacagacatgacaaacaactgtcaattcgcgttgatggcATGGAGTTTCGTGTtccgcttttgggaaatgatagtgataatggattttcaggtacaGTAAACAcatgttttgaaaataaaagtatgaatgaaaattaacttcttcttatgaaatatgttctttatgtaatagagtaacacCTTCTTTTGCAAGTGGGGAAAACGCCCTGAAGAATAATTGTGTTTGATACTGATTTCATATTACAATGAGTTTTAGTGAAAATGtcaagaaaattatacaaaaatggttaaTTAAGAATCAGTACTACGGgttttaagtaatcaaataacataaagtagaaattttcattaaaaatttaaacaacttaAAACTGTCTTAAGATCTGCTAAGCgtatagagaatgatttgctttcccaaaccgaagtctccaccagacgtcgacacagtGCTACTGTCATCGCGTATCATTCTTGTCCGGTCGCCGGACATTgtagtcgcagtagacggctgcatcacggcgccgtaaagaggttggtacggtcgaaatttgccatttagGAAATTTGCCGGTCCggctgaaaccggataatgtgtaatcggccttaCCTACGCTGGGCCGGTTTCAAACAAACCAGCTGTAGTATCCCACAACCTGCACAATCAGTTCAATCTACAGTTGAAGCATGGAAACGACATGCTTGGATATCCACGGCTCACTCAACAGTTGAACAGCGCTCAATATGACGGACATACAACCACCCAGGATAGGTCGCCAATAACTAATGAGACCAAAGCGAATGAGACTTAGAGCAGTACGGCGCAAGCCCGCCGGTAGTGGCTCTTCCATATACCCACCAGCACAGCTCCCACATTCGCTGAATCGCTAATCCCAGCAAGGCCAACGCCAACAATATTGAGTCTTCAAATAACATCAACCACAATGGTGGCCATGAGCAGCAGCAAGGTGACTGAGATGGCTATAATTAACAGGATTAACAATCGGCCGACCTTTCAACAAATCTGATCGGGCAAACCTAAATTGCGAAAAACTATTATCATGAATAAACACGATATGAGGAGCGTGATCGGCGGTGGTCTTTATTCAACTGATCAACATATGGGATCCATATTAAGGCTAATATAATATTGTAATGTGTGGACAGtgactatacccctcccctgaTGTCCACGTGAACATTCTTCCATgtattttaattgaaaaaaggaaataattgcattgtgcctataccgttttgtctcaaattccgaacacttaatcttttttggtcattaaacagtgtctcattattcaaaatggtactttttcgcgaaattaatgtggtttttggatacaata from Toxorhynchites rutilus septentrionalis strain SRP chromosome 3, ASM2978413v1, whole genome shotgun sequence encodes:
- the LOC129776867 gene encoding cell division cycle protein 123 homolog, whose translation is MLLQNIELEKVACMLVNWYHQFKKNTIKSYIIPIPEDVIAYLRQELMILPKECSNTPSLGDTKTKHFNSYDDVFSDEDEEDEMVPEFPEFSKSITDTIGKLGGSVFMKTDWHCPRDAQWITLGQTLCVKDITDVYQLLKASSFCKEDIAERPPINTSGYHLILKKWRDIHPGTEFRCFVKNKSLVAISPRHWPSYHEHIAAERSDIVTDIVSLFKEKIKRTFPLKDYVFDVYRPAKDHVIIIDFSLFGKDHSDSLAFDYDQLNADALTATIEEEDDPEFRYLPEDCGIQPNKRNNYGFPQDVIEMFEMCPAQNGSSSGNNGNGDESLIRRLMSEWQLQSSEGDDANDE